A genomic stretch from Ureibacillus composti includes:
- the serA gene encoding phosphoglycerate dehydrogenase: MVTKIATATDVINVFIADPLSEDGIQPLRQETDLNLNVIIDTGLTPDELISKIADVDVLLVRSQTKVTREIIQAAKNLKLIGRAGVGVDNIDLNAATEHGIIVVNAPDGNTNSAAEHTIAMMTSLARHIPQAYNTLKNGKWDRKSYVGVELKNKILGVVGFGRIGAEVAYRAKGQRMEVMAYDPFLTEERAKELGVTKATVEEICQAADFITVHTPLLPETRNLINKEKFDMMKSGVRIINCARGGIINEDDLYEAIVEGKVAGAALDVFVEEPATDHKLLTLQEVIATPHLGASTIEAQESVAVDVSNDIIKFYKTGTVTNPVNMPSIPKELLAQVEPFFELAEKLGAFLSQITEEAIKEVNVSYAGEVANYDVRPLTSNALKGILKKNHGENVNDVNARYLSERIGVNINEHKTTTAKGFTNLITVEVKTENEVHTVAGTLLNGLGARIVKVENYVVDVIPTGKLLYIKNTDKPGAIGRVATKLADKDINIATMQVGRAQVGGTAVMMLTIDNEVTEEDLAYVSQLENIDEVKAITL; the protein is encoded by the coding sequence ATGGTAACTAAAATTGCAACTGCTACAGACGTCATTAATGTTTTTATCGCTGATCCACTAAGCGAGGATGGTATTCAACCTCTTCGTCAAGAAACTGACTTAAACTTAAATGTAATTATCGATACAGGTCTTACTCCAGATGAATTAATTAGCAAAATTGCTGATGTAGATGTTTTATTAGTTCGTAGTCAAACAAAAGTAACTCGTGAAATTATCCAAGCTGCAAAAAACTTAAAATTAATCGGCCGCGCTGGAGTTGGTGTTGATAACATCGACCTTAACGCTGCAACAGAACACGGTATCATTGTAGTAAACGCTCCAGATGGAAATACAAACTCTGCAGCTGAACATACAATCGCTATGATGACTTCACTTGCTCGTCATATCCCACAAGCCTATAACACTTTAAAAAATGGTAAATGGGACCGCAAATCTTATGTCGGTGTGGAACTTAAAAATAAAATTTTAGGTGTTGTAGGGTTCGGTCGTATCGGTGCCGAAGTAGCTTACCGTGCAAAAGGTCAACGTATGGAAGTTATGGCATATGACCCATTCTTAACAGAAGAACGTGCAAAAGAACTTGGTGTTACAAAAGCAACAGTAGAAGAAATTTGCCAAGCGGCTGATTTCATTACAGTTCATACACCACTTTTACCTGAAACACGCAACTTAATTAACAAAGAAAAATTCGACATGATGAAATCAGGCGTACGCATTATTAACTGTGCTCGCGGTGGAATCATTAACGAAGATGATTTATATGAAGCAATCGTAGAAGGTAAAGTAGCAGGTGCGGCTCTTGACGTATTCGTTGAAGAACCAGCAACTGATCATAAATTATTAACTTTACAAGAAGTTATTGCAACACCTCACTTAGGTGCATCTACAATTGAAGCACAAGAATCTGTTGCAGTTGATGTTTCTAATGACATTATTAAGTTCTATAAAACAGGAACTGTTACAAACCCAGTAAACATGCCATCAATTCCAAAAGAATTACTTGCACAAGTTGAACCATTCTTCGAGTTAGCAGAAAAATTAGGTGCATTCCTTTCTCAAATTACAGAGGAAGCGATTAAAGAAGTAAATGTTTCTTACGCTGGTGAAGTGGCAAACTACGATGTTCGCCCACTAACATCTAACGCATTAAAAGGGATTTTAAAGAAAAACCACGGTGAAAATGTAAATGACGTAAATGCACGTTACCTATCTGAACGAATCGGCGTTAATATTAATGAACATAAAACTACAACTGCTAAAGGCTTCACAAACTTAATCACTGTTGAGGTGAAAACAGAGAACGAAGTACACACAGTTGCAGGTACACTTTTAAACGGTTTAGGTGCACGTATTGTGAAAGTTGAAAACTACGTGGTGGACGTAATTCCAACAGGTAAATTACTTTACATTAAAAACACTGACAAACCAGGTGCAATCGGCCGTGTAGCAACAAAATTAGCTGATAAAGATATCAACATTGCAACAATGCAAGTTGGTCGTGCACAAGTTGGTGGTACTGCTGTTATGATGCTTACAATCGATAACGAAGTAACAGAAGAGGACTTAGCATATGTTTCTCAATTAGAAAATATCGATGAAGTAAAAGCAATAACTCTTTAA
- a CDS encoding TraR/DksA C4-type zinc finger protein — protein sequence MLNEKQMTRLKKMLIEQKESLLVHRKMDDDTEYLERGSLRDSVDELSTVDNHPADLGTELYEREKDMALKVHDEDELAKVNAALVRMENGTYGVCEVCQQGIPYDRLLAIPYTAFCIEHTDAKSVPTDRPVEEQVILPPVDNSFSGRDDKDDIHDYEDTFQLVAKYGTSETPSDFEGDYDEYSELYDDNEEIANNDDFDSFHISEIDELPGQISAKEIEENRKYDYLE from the coding sequence ATTTTAAACGAAAAACAAATGACAAGATTGAAAAAAATGCTGATTGAACAAAAAGAATCACTTTTAGTCCATCGTAAAATGGATGATGATACCGAATATTTAGAGCGCGGTAGTTTGCGTGACTCAGTCGATGAATTATCTACTGTTGATAATCATCCAGCTGATTTAGGAACAGAATTATACGAACGCGAAAAAGATATGGCATTAAAGGTTCATGATGAAGATGAATTAGCAAAAGTGAATGCAGCTTTAGTCAGAATGGAAAATGGTACATATGGAGTTTGTGAAGTTTGTCAACAAGGTATTCCATATGATCGATTATTGGCTATTCCTTATACAGCATTTTGTATCGAGCATACAGATGCGAAATCTGTTCCAACAGATCGTCCTGTTGAAGAGCAAGTCATCCTACCACCTGTTGATAATTCATTCTCTGGGAGAGATGATAAAGACGACATTCATGACTATGAAGATACTTTCCAATTAGTGGCCAAATACGGAACTTCTGAGACTCCTTCTGATTTTGAAGGCGATTATGATGAATACAGTGAACTTTACGATGATAATGAGGAAATCGCTAATAATGATGATTTTGACTCATTCCACATTTCAGAAATAGATGAGCTACCGGGGCAAATTTCAGCTAAGGAAATTGAAGAAAATCGTAAATACGACTACTTAGAGTAA
- the yhaM gene encoding 3'-5' exoribonuclease YhaM has product MKGITQLQAGEPVDQFLLIKQATKGVTTVGKPFMTLILQDKSGDIEAKLWDTNEEHEQKYQAEVIVRVGGEIHDYRGKNQLRIKQIRVAKPEEGVQIHDLLPSSTTPKEQLFEELTQFFFEIKNPNISRITRYMIKKYQPEILVFPAASKNHHDYASGLLDHVVSMLRLGKAICDLYPTLNKDLIYSGIILHDIGKVKELSGPIATTYTIEGNLLGHISIMVDEIGQAAKELEIDGEEVTILKHIVLSHHGKEEWGSPKKPMIQEAEILHYIDNVDAKMNMLTRALSKTKPGEFTERLFALDNRSFYKPTFE; this is encoded by the coding sequence ATGAAAGGTATTACGCAACTCCAGGCAGGGGAACCAGTAGATCAGTTTTTATTAATTAAACAGGCAACTAAAGGGGTAACCACTGTTGGAAAACCTTTTATGACACTCATTTTACAGGATAAGAGTGGCGATATTGAAGCAAAGTTATGGGATACAAATGAAGAACATGAACAAAAATACCAAGCAGAAGTTATTGTACGTGTCGGTGGGGAAATCCATGATTACCGTGGAAAAAATCAACTTCGCATTAAGCAGATTCGTGTAGCTAAGCCTGAAGAGGGAGTTCAGATCCATGATTTATTACCATCTTCGACTACACCGAAAGAACAACTTTTTGAAGAGCTAACTCAGTTTTTCTTTGAAATTAAGAATCCAAATATATCAAGAATTACAAGATATATGATAAAAAAATATCAACCTGAAATTTTAGTTTTCCCAGCTGCCTCTAAAAACCACCATGATTATGCCTCTGGGTTACTTGATCATGTTGTATCGATGTTGCGATTAGGGAAAGCCATTTGTGACCTTTACCCAACGTTAAATAAAGATTTGATCTATTCTGGTATCATTTTGCACGATATCGGTAAAGTCAAAGAACTTTCTGGTCCCATTGCTACAACCTATACGATCGAAGGGAATTTATTAGGCCATATTTCCATTATGGTTGATGAAATAGGGCAGGCAGCAAAAGAGTTAGAGATTGATGGAGAGGAAGTAACGATTTTAAAACATATCGTTTTGTCGCATCACGGGAAAGAAGAATGGGGAAGCCCGAAAAAACCGATGATTCAAGAAGCCGAAATTTTGCATTATATTGATAATGTTGATGCGAAAATGAACATGCTAACTAGAGCTCTATCAAAAACTAAACCTGGTGAATTTACTGAAAGACTATTTGCGTTAGATAATCGTTCTTTTTACAAACCAACTTTTGAATAA
- a CDS encoding HAD family hydrolase: MPIHTIIFDLDDTLLWDKKSIQTAFDKTCEYAATKVQIDPQQLESTVRKEARALYESYETYDYTVLIGINPFEGLWGTFDDPTDSFQKMKGIVPNYRKNAWTNGLKALGIEDEQLGAELGERFVEERKKSPFVYEDTYAVLDELKGKYQLVLLTNGAPSLQNLKLEFTPEIRTYFDHVIISGDFGEGKPNASLFNFMMSKAGITAEEGIMVGDNLNTDILGSSRVGMRNVWINREGNTNQTQVTPTYEVASLTEFLELVKTL; the protein is encoded by the coding sequence ATGCCGATTCATACCATTATTTTCGACTTAGATGATACATTATTGTGGGATAAAAAAAGTATTCAAACTGCATTCGATAAAACTTGTGAATATGCTGCGACGAAAGTTCAGATTGATCCTCAACAATTAGAGAGTACAGTTAGGAAAGAAGCTAGAGCTCTTTATGAATCATATGAAACTTATGATTATACTGTTTTAATTGGAATAAACCCTTTTGAAGGACTTTGGGGTACATTTGACGATCCAACTGATTCCTTCCAAAAAATGAAGGGTATTGTTCCAAACTACCGTAAAAATGCTTGGACAAATGGATTAAAAGCTTTAGGTATTGAAGATGAACAACTAGGAGCTGAACTTGGGGAACGGTTTGTAGAAGAACGTAAAAAGTCTCCTTTCGTTTATGAAGATACATATGCTGTCCTAGATGAATTAAAAGGCAAGTATCAGCTTGTATTACTAACAAATGGGGCACCAAGCCTTCAAAATCTTAAATTAGAATTTACCCCTGAAATCCGCACATATTTTGATCATGTGATTATTTCAGGAGATTTTGGTGAAGGAAAACCGAATGCATCATTATTTAATTTTATGATGTCTAAAGCTGGAATCACTGCTGAAGAAGGCATTATGGTCGGCGATAACTTAAATACTGATATTTTAGGTTCTTCTCGAGTTGGTATGCGCAATGTTTGGATTAATCGTGAAGGGAACACTAATCAAACTCAAGTAACACCAACTTATGAAGTAGCATCATTAACTGAATTTTTAGAGCTTGTGAAAACACTTTAA
- a CDS encoding enoyl-CoA hydratase, protein MDFETIQVEYAERRATVSLNRPNVMNAMNFTMIQELAQCFESLRENKEIQILVLKGEGKAFSAGGDIKMMLTSGDPKDFEQIMSYIKRLTLAFYQLPMITITQIHGAAAGLGFSLALASDVIVAEENSKLAMNFIGIGLIPDGGGHFFMKERVGTPKAKQFIWKGNVMDGNEALKLGLIDHKVDDDEIEAMVDQIVGKFLSSPILAMLETKKILHTQKLPELENTLKMETEAQLRMRKTEDHLEGIKAFIEKRIQQFKGK, encoded by the coding sequence ATGGATTTTGAAACAATCCAAGTAGAGTATGCCGAACGTCGAGCTACAGTATCATTAAATCGACCTAATGTCATGAACGCAATGAATTTTACGATGATACAGGAATTAGCTCAATGTTTTGAATCGCTAAGGGAAAATAAAGAAATACAAATCCTTGTCCTTAAGGGAGAGGGGAAAGCATTCTCAGCGGGCGGAGACATCAAAATGATGTTAACGTCAGGAGATCCGAAAGATTTTGAACAAATCATGAGTTATATCAAGCGCTTGACCCTTGCCTTTTATCAATTACCAATGATTACAATTACCCAAATCCATGGTGCTGCTGCTGGACTTGGCTTTAGTTTAGCGTTAGCGAGTGATGTAATTGTTGCGGAAGAAAACAGTAAACTTGCAATGAATTTCATTGGCATTGGATTGATTCCGGATGGTGGCGGGCATTTCTTTATGAAAGAACGAGTAGGAACACCAAAAGCGAAACAATTCATATGGAAAGGCAACGTGATGGATGGCAACGAGGCATTAAAATTAGGGTTAATTGATCACAAAGTGGATGATGATGAAATTGAAGCAATGGTTGATCAGATTGTTGGAAAGTTTTTATCTTCTCCAATTCTCGCAATGCTTGAAACGAAAAAAATTCTGCACACTCAAAAATTGCCGGAACTTGAAAATACCTTAAAAATGGAGACAGAGGCGCAGTTGCGAATGAGAAAAACCGAAGATCATCTAGAAGGAATAAAAGCTTTCATCGAAAAACGAATTCAACAATTTAAGGGAAAATAA
- a CDS encoding YhzD family protein codes for MENYRFTAFEKSGKVLFDEVWSFENEAKAKAEGQKEIELRGVADQTHRLVNSAGKLILFHV; via the coding sequence ATGGAGAATTATCGTTTCACAGCATTTGAAAAGTCGGGGAAAGTTTTATTTGATGAAGTATGGAGCTTTGAAAATGAGGCAAAGGCAAAAGCTGAAGGACAAAAAGAAATTGAATTAAGAGGCGTAGCAGACCAAACACATCGTCTAGTAAATTCAGCAGGAAAACTAATACTCTTTCATGTCTAA